A region from the Variovorax paradoxus genome encodes:
- a CDS encoding MFS transporter — protein sequence MNPAHSAAQPGTAARASSSSTAAPSSSSKFATVLRVTGGNFMEMFDFFLFGFYATQISKAFFPAGNEFASLMLTFMTFGAGFLMRPLGAIFLGAYVDRVGRRKGLIATLALMAIGTLLIACVPAYATIGFAAPLLVLVGRLLQGFSAGVELGGVSVYLSEMATPGRKGFYVSWQSASQQVAIIVAAALGYWLNVTFSAQEIGDFYWRIPFFVGCLIVPVLFIIRRSLQETEEFMARKHRPDAREIFQSMVANWGLVVAGMMLVSMTTVSFYLITVYTPTFGKSVLHLSTTDALVVTLCVAISNFIWLPVMGALSDRVGRKPLLILFTVLTILTAYPSLKWLVGAPSFGRMLEVELWLSFLYASYNGAMVVALTEVMPVNVRTAGFSLAYSLATALFGGFTPAIATGLIEMTGDKSAPGLWMTAAALCGLVATLVLYRRNVDPADAQRVPVV from the coding sequence ATGAATCCTGCGCACTCCGCCGCGCAACCGGGCACGGCTGCCCGTGCCTCTTCTTCGAGCACTGCTGCTCCCTCTTCCTCCTCGAAGTTCGCCACCGTGCTGCGCGTGACGGGCGGCAATTTCATGGAGATGTTCGACTTCTTCCTGTTCGGCTTCTACGCCACGCAAATCTCGAAGGCCTTCTTTCCGGCGGGCAACGAATTTGCCTCGCTGATGCTGACCTTCATGACCTTCGGCGCGGGCTTCCTGATGCGGCCGCTGGGCGCGATCTTCCTGGGCGCGTATGTCGATCGCGTGGGCCGCCGCAAGGGCCTGATCGCCACGCTCGCACTGATGGCCATCGGCACGCTGCTCATCGCCTGCGTGCCGGCCTACGCCACCATCGGCTTCGCGGCGCCGCTGCTGGTGCTCGTCGGGCGGCTGCTGCAGGGCTTCTCGGCCGGCGTGGAACTGGGCGGTGTGTCGGTCTACCTGTCGGAGATGGCCACGCCGGGGCGCAAGGGCTTCTACGTGAGCTGGCAGTCGGCCAGCCAGCAGGTGGCGATCATCGTGGCGGCCGCGCTCGGCTACTGGCTCAACGTGACGTTCAGTGCGCAGGAGATCGGCGACTTCTACTGGCGCATTCCGTTCTTCGTCGGCTGCCTGATCGTGCCGGTGCTGTTCATCATCCGCCGTTCGCTGCAGGAGACCGAGGAGTTCATGGCGCGCAAGCACCGCCCCGACGCGCGCGAGATCTTCCAGTCGATGGTGGCCAACTGGGGCCTCGTCGTGGCCGGCATGATGCTGGTGTCGATGACCACCGTGTCGTTCTACCTGATCACGGTCTACACGCCGACCTTCGGCAAGTCGGTGCTGCACCTGAGCACGACCGACGCGCTCGTCGTCACGCTGTGCGTGGCCATCTCCAACTTCATCTGGCTGCCGGTGATGGGCGCGCTGTCCGACCGCGTGGGCCGCAAGCCGCTGCTGATCCTGTTCACCGTGCTGACCATCCTCACCGCGTACCCGTCGCTCAAGTGGCTGGTCGGCGCGCCGAGCTTCGGGCGCATGCTCGAAGTGGAGCTGTGGCTGTCGTTCCTCTACGCGAGCTACAACGGCGCGATGGTGGTGGCCCTGACCGAGGTGATGCCGGTGAACGTGCGCACCGCCGGCTTCTCGCTCGCGTACAGCCTTGCGACGGCGCTGTTCGGCGGCTTCACGCCGGCCATTGCCACCGGCCTGATCGAGATGACCGGCGACAAGAGCGCGCCCGGCCTGTGGATGACGGCCGCCGCCCTCTGCGGGCTGGTGGCGACGCTGGTGCTGTACCGGCGCAACGTGGACCCGGCGGATGCGCAGCGGGTGCCGGTGGTCTAG
- a CDS encoding protein-disulfide reductase DsbD family protein: MPAAAQLASRPGAVVTTPHVRAELVAHAPEGVAPGAPVWVGLQITHQPEWHTYWKNAGDSGLPTELNWTLPSGVAAGDIAWPVPRKIPVGNLANYGYEGTVLLPVPLEVSSNFKPPLALGTGASTLDVRLKASWLVCRKECIPEEGEFTLALPLQGSTALHKAEFDAAQAAQPLPLGGPGAVEVSGNSLQVRLEGLPASAHGKTLGFFPETPELIRTAAEPGKDWTQSWQGGTWTATLPLADQRSASPTTLPLVVALAEADRQPGQPVAWRAEAPVSGSWPAAAPRAEVSPALQAALAANAATAPSSPASDLPPQPTVTLMAALLGALLGGLLLNLMPCVFPILAIKLLGFARQAGNHSAHRRAGLAYTAGVMLSVLALGGAMLALRAAGAQLGWGFQLQSPAVVAALAALFTLIGLNLAGVFEFGRAAPLSLCSAQAKHPIANDFLSGVLAVVIASPCTAPFMGVSLGLAIGLPAAQALLLFAALGLGLALPYLVAGFIPAVALLLPRPGPWMNTLRRLLAFPMFATVAWLVWVLGQQSGIDGAGTLLALLVCMAAVVWALTLRGRTRLVIATAVVAFTAVLAAAIGRNVLQTVEPARLAATAGQRWQPWSAERVAELTGAGQPVFIDFTAAWCVTCQYNKKATLADAEVLADFDSKKVAMLRADWTRRDPAITAALTALGRSGVPLYVLQAPGKAPVVLTEILGKAEVRAALAAL, from the coding sequence ATGCCGGCTGCGGCCCAATTGGCATCCAGGCCGGGAGCGGTGGTCACCACCCCCCACGTGCGCGCCGAGCTGGTGGCGCATGCGCCCGAGGGCGTGGCGCCGGGCGCACCGGTCTGGGTCGGGCTGCAGATCACCCACCAACCCGAGTGGCACACCTACTGGAAGAACGCCGGCGATTCCGGCCTGCCCACCGAGCTGAACTGGACGCTGCCGAGCGGCGTGGCCGCCGGCGACATCGCCTGGCCGGTGCCGCGCAAGATTCCGGTCGGCAACCTTGCCAACTACGGCTACGAAGGCACCGTGCTGCTGCCGGTGCCGCTCGAGGTGTCGAGCAACTTCAAGCCGCCGCTGGCCCTTGGCACTGGTGCATCGACGCTCGACGTCCGGCTCAAGGCGAGCTGGCTGGTGTGCCGCAAGGAATGCATCCCCGAGGAAGGCGAATTCACCCTCGCGCTGCCGCTGCAGGGCTCGACCGCGCTGCACAAGGCCGAGTTCGACGCCGCCCAGGCCGCGCAACCGCTGCCGCTGGGCGGGCCGGGCGCCGTCGAGGTCAGCGGCAACAGCCTGCAGGTGCGCCTCGAGGGCCTGCCCGCCTCGGCGCACGGCAAGACCCTGGGCTTCTTCCCCGAAACGCCCGAACTGATCCGCACCGCCGCGGAGCCCGGCAAGGACTGGACCCAGAGCTGGCAAGGCGGCACCTGGACCGCCACGCTGCCGCTGGCCGACCAGCGCAGCGCCAGCCCGACGACCCTGCCGCTGGTGGTGGCGCTGGCCGAGGCCGACCGCCAGCCGGGCCAGCCGGTGGCCTGGCGCGCCGAGGCGCCCGTCAGCGGCAGCTGGCCCGCCGCCGCGCCACGCGCGGAGGTTTCGCCCGCGCTGCAGGCGGCCCTTGCCGCCAATGCGGCCACCGCTCCTTCCTCGCCGGCTTCGGACCTGCCGCCGCAACCCACGGTCACGCTGATGGCCGCGCTGCTCGGCGCCCTGCTCGGCGGACTGCTGCTGAACCTCATGCCCTGCGTCTTCCCGATCCTCGCGATCAAGCTGCTGGGCTTTGCGCGGCAGGCCGGCAACCACAGCGCGCACCGCAGGGCAGGCCTGGCCTACACCGCGGGCGTGATGCTCTCGGTGCTCGCGCTGGGCGGCGCCATGCTGGCGCTGCGCGCGGCCGGTGCGCAGCTCGGCTGGGGCTTCCAGCTGCAGTCGCCGGCCGTGGTGGCGGCACTGGCGGCGCTGTTCACGCTGATCGGGCTCAACCTGGCAGGCGTGTTCGAGTTCGGCCGCGCGGCGCCCCTGTCCCTCTGTTCGGCGCAGGCCAAGCATCCGATCGCCAACGACTTTCTTTCGGGCGTGCTGGCGGTGGTGATCGCTTCGCCCTGCACCGCGCCGTTCATGGGCGTTTCGCTCGGCTTGGCCATCGGCCTTCCCGCCGCCCAGGCGCTGCTGCTGTTCGCCGCGCTGGGCCTTGGCCTGGCGCTGCCGTACCTGGTGGCCGGCTTCATTCCGGCCGTGGCGCTGCTGCTGCCCAGGCCCGGCCCGTGGATGAACACGCTGCGCCGGCTGCTGGCGTTTCCGATGTTCGCCACCGTGGCCTGGCTGGTCTGGGTGCTGGGGCAGCAAAGCGGCATCGACGGCGCGGGCACGCTGCTCGCGCTGCTGGTGTGCATGGCCGCCGTCGTCTGGGCGCTGACGCTGCGCGGCCGCACACGGCTGGTCATTGCCACGGCGGTGGTCGCGTTCACTGCGGTGCTGGCCGCCGCCATCGGCCGCAACGTGCTGCAGACGGTGGAGCCGGCCAGGCTGGCTGCCACCGCGGGGCAGCGCTGGCAGCCCTGGTCGGCCGAACGCGTGGCCGAGCTCACGGGCGCCGGGCAGCCGGTGTTCATCGACTTCACGGCCGCCTGGTGCGTGACCTGCCAGTACAACAAGAAGGCCACGCTCGCAGATGCCGAGGTGCTGGCCGATTTCGACAGCAAGAAGGTTGCGATGCTGCGCGCCGACTGGACGCGCCGCGACCCCGCCATCACCGCCGCGCTGACCGCGCTCGGCCGCAGCGGCGTGCCGCTGTATGTGCTGCAGGCGCCCGGCAAGGCGCCGGTCGTGCTGACCGAGATCCTGGGCAAGGCCGAAGTGCGCGCAGCGCTTGCCGCGCTTTGA
- a CDS encoding redoxin domain-containing protein yields the protein MTLSPSSDSRSIRAARHARAALSRASRRAVVAAAVALGATFLMGNHAFAAPAVGQQAPDFVAVDTGGAKHKLSDFAGKFVVLEWTNPGCPFVRKHYNSGNMPATQKAATAQGVVWLSVNSTERAASDYLQPAALDAWMKSQKAAPTAVLMDEDGVIGQAYGARTTPHIFIIDPKGMLVYAGGIDSIASARPDDIKTATNYVNQALGEAFGGKPISTAATRPYGCSVKYKS from the coding sequence ATGACACTTTCGCCATCGTCCGACTCGCGTTCCATTCGCGCCGCGCGCCATGCCCGCGCCGCCCTCAGCCGCGCCTCGCGCCGCGCCGTGGTGGCCGCAGCCGTGGCATTGGGCGCCACCTTCCTGATGGGCAACCATGCCTTCGCGGCGCCCGCCGTGGGCCAGCAGGCGCCCGACTTCGTTGCGGTGGACACCGGCGGCGCCAAGCACAAGCTGTCCGACTTTGCCGGCAAGTTCGTGGTGCTCGAATGGACCAACCCGGGCTGCCCCTTCGTGCGCAAGCACTACAACAGCGGCAACATGCCCGCCACGCAGAAGGCCGCCACGGCCCAGGGCGTGGTCTGGCTGTCGGTCAATTCCACCGAACGCGCGGCCAGCGACTATCTGCAGCCCGCCGCGCTCGACGCCTGGATGAAGTCGCAAAAGGCCGCGCCCACCGCGGTGCTGATGGACGAAGACGGCGTGATCGGCCAGGCCTACGGCGCACGCACCACGCCGCACATCTTCATCATCGATCCCAAGGGCATGCTGGTGTATGCCGGCGGCATCGACAGCATCGCGTCGGCCCGGCCCGACGACATCAAGACCGCGACCAACTATGTGAACCAGGCGCTCGGCGAAGCCTTCGGCGGCAAGCCGATCTCGACGGCGGCGACGCGGCCCTACGGCTGCTCGGTGAAGTACAAGAGCTGA